The Oncorhynchus clarkii lewisi isolate Uvic-CL-2024 chromosome 12, UVic_Ocla_1.0, whole genome shotgun sequence genome segment GATCTCCTACAGGGTGGCTGCCAAGTATCCCAAGACCAGGATCGGCCGCCTGGCGACATACACAGACCACAACAGGAAACTGGACCTGTGTGACGACTATATTGTCCAGAACAACGAGTTCTTTTTCGACAGAGACCCGGACATCTTCCACAACATTTTCAACTTCTACCGGACGGGTGTCCTCTGGATCAAGGACGAGCTGTGTCCCAGGAACTTCCTGGAGGAGATAAACTACTGGGGTGTGAGGATCAAGAACACACACCGCTGCTGCCGAATCTCCTTCGAGGAGCGCCAGGACGAGCTCAGTGAGCAGCTGAAGATCCAGAGGGAGCTGGAGgcagaggtggagatggaggagaatgAGGAGTTGTTCCACGGGATGGCGTTGGGCCAGATGCGTCACATCATCTGGAACCTGATGGAGAAGCCCTTCTCTTCGGTCACCGCCAAGCTCATGGCTGTAGCCTCCAGCTTCTTCGTGCTGATGTCCCTGGTGGCCATGACGCTGAACACGGTGGAGGAGATGCAGTATACCACCACCACGGGACAGCTGAGTGGGAAGACCTATGGGGAGTATGTGGAAACCTTCTGCATCGCTTTCTTCACCATGGAATACCTGATGCGTCTGGTGTCCACCCCGGACCTGCCGCGCTTCGGGAAAAGCGTCCTGAACGGGGTGGACCTGATCGCTATCTTACCCCTCTACCTGCAGCTGGTGCTGGAGTGCTTCGAGACCGACAACTACGGGAAGCACCAAGACATCGAGACGGTGGGCCGGGTGGGCAAATTGGGCCAGGTTTTGAGAATCATGCGTCTGATGAGGATCTTCCGTGTCTTGAAGCTGGCCCGTCACTCTACGGGGCTGAGGGCATTTGGCTTCACGCTGCGCCAGTGCTACCAGCAAGTGGGCTGCCTCTTCCTCTTCATCGCCATGGGAATCCTCACCTTCTCTGCCATGGTGTACACTGTAGAGCATGATGTCCATCAGACCAACTTCACCAGCATCCCTCAGGCATGGTGGTGGGCAGCTGTAAGTAATCCCATTCTATTTCATTGGTTATTATAAGTAATTGGCTAAAGATTATTATATTAC includes the following:
- the LOC139422842 gene encoding potassium voltage-gated channel subfamily V member 2-like; this translates as MLKRRRQSLFPNYKVGGTGPTYKDPEEDNNIPFTQNNLVKPWNSMQELSRDIYAEYKDEEDVMTYLTRGLSFPAKNYMLNINVGGTVYQISYRVAAKYPKTRIGRLATYTDHNRKLDLCDDYIVQNNEFFFDRDPDIFHNIFNFYRTGVLWIKDELCPRNFLEEINYWGVRIKNTHRCCRISFEERQDELSEQLKIQRELEAEVEMEENEELFHGMALGQMRHIIWNLMEKPFSSVTAKLMAVASSFFVLMSLVAMTLNTVEEMQYTTTTGQLSGKTYGEYVETFCIAFFTMEYLMRLVSTPDLPRFGKSVLNGVDLIAILPLYLQLVLECFETDNYGKHQDIETVGRVGKLGQVLRIMRLMRIFRVLKLARHSTGLRAFGFTLRQCYQQVGCLFLFIAMGILTFSAMVYTVEHDVHQTNFTSIPQAWWWAAVSISTVGYGDMFPETILGRLFAFTCISFGVILNGMPISILYNKFSDYYTKLKSQEFTSTVKARGKVRFAKRAARKLTKCCP